Proteins encoded by one window of Clostridium bornimense:
- a CDS encoding SulP family inorganic anion transporter — translation MRPKLFTMIKKQEFTKEKIIKDIVAGIIVAIIALPLSVALGISSGVSPEKGLITAVVAGFIISFAGGSRVQIGGPTGAFVIIVYGIIEDYGIDGLIMATIMAGVILVIFGLCRFGNIIKFVPHTITVGFTAGIAVTLLATQLKDFLGLEIDKVPAEFIPKIICYIENINSINFMALIIGVLSIIIIVFWPKINKKIPGSLVAIIVTTLIVQLMGLNVETIGSKFPTLSGAIPMPTLPNMDLKTIEGLIQPAFTIAILAAMESLLSAVVADGMIGGNHNSNMELIGQGLGNIASGLFGGIPATGAIARTAANIKNGGRSPIAGMVHAVVLLLIMVIFMPLAKMIPMTTLGAILIVVSYNMGEWKTFASLLKAPKSEVIVLLLTFSLTVVLDLVVAIEVGMVLAMILFVRRVAENTEIKTTILGSNDKEDDSVDDKSKGNVLVYEINGPFFFGVTHRFIDVMKGLNSSYDVLVLDMKHATTVDATAIDALERLYKRCEKNNIKLCLANINEQPKKVLTNMGFIDLVGEEAVFKSRDKAIEVSVPGIVM, via the coding sequence ATGAGGCCAAAGCTTTTTACGATGATAAAAAAGCAAGAATTTACAAAAGAGAAAATTATTAAGGATATCGTTGCAGGCATAATCGTAGCAATTATTGCATTACCACTTTCAGTGGCATTAGGTATATCTTCAGGGGTATCCCCAGAAAAAGGATTAATAACAGCGGTTGTAGCTGGGTTTATTATATCCTTTGCAGGTGGAAGTAGAGTTCAGATAGGTGGACCTACAGGAGCATTTGTTATCATTGTTTATGGAATTATAGAAGATTATGGTATAGATGGACTTATAATGGCCACAATAATGGCTGGAGTCATCTTGGTGATTTTTGGATTGTGCAGATTTGGAAATATTATAAAATTTGTACCTCATACAATAACAGTAGGATTTACAGCAGGTATAGCTGTTACACTTTTGGCAACTCAATTAAAAGATTTTCTAGGATTAGAAATTGATAAAGTGCCAGCAGAATTTATTCCTAAAATAATATGTTATATTGAAAACATAAATAGTATAAATTTTATGGCTTTGATTATAGGAGTTTTATCAATTATTATTATTGTTTTTTGGCCTAAAATAAATAAAAAGATACCAGGGTCATTGGTAGCTATTATTGTGACTACTTTAATCGTACAACTTATGGGGTTAAATGTTGAAACTATAGGAAGTAAGTTTCCAACATTATCAGGGGCAATTCCTATGCCAACATTACCTAACATGGATTTAAAAACTATAGAAGGTCTTATACAACCAGCATTTACTATAGCTATTCTTGCTGCAATGGAATCATTATTATCAGCAGTAGTTGCTGATGGAATGATAGGCGGAAATCATAATTCTAATATGGAATTAATAGGACAAGGTCTTGGAAACATTGCATCAGGGTTATTTGGAGGAATACCAGCAACTGGTGCTATAGCAAGAACTGCTGCCAATATAAAAAACGGTGGAAGAAGTCCAATAGCGGGGATGGTACATGCTGTGGTTTTATTATTAATTATGGTAATATTTATGCCACTTGCTAAAATGATACCTATGACTACATTAGGAGCTATACTTATAGTTGTATCTTACAATATGGGTGAGTGGAAGACTTTCGCATCACTATTAAAAGCACCTAAAAGTGAAGTAATAGTTTTACTTTTAACTTTCTCCCTTACTGTAGTTTTAGATCTTGTAGTAGCTATAGAGGTAGGTATGGTATTAGCGATGATACTATTTGTTAGAAGGGTTGCAGAAAATACTGAAATTAAAACTACAATTCTTGGATCAAATGATAAAGAAGATGATTCTGTTGATGATAAATCTAAAGGAAATGTTCTTGTTTATGAAATCAATGGACCATTTTTCTTTGGAGTTACTCATAGATTTATTGATGTTATGAAAGGATTAAATTCTTCATACGATGTTTTAGTTTTAGATATGAAACATGCTACTACTGTAGATGCTACAGCTATTGATGCTTTAGAGAGATTATATAAGAGATGTGAAAAAAATAATATTAAGCTTTGTTTAGCAAATATTAATGAACAACCTAAAAAAGTTCTAACTAATATGGGCTTTATTGATTTAGTTGGAGAAGAAGCGGTGTTTAAGAGTAGAGATAAGGCAATAGAGGTTAGCGTACCAGGTATTGTTATGTAA
- a CDS encoding SDR family NAD(P)-dependent oxidoreductase, with amino-acid sequence MKKGYVLITGATSGIGAAISEIFIQKGYSVLITGRNAEKLEEFKKRFSSNVVETIAVDLNKNENINLLREYIKEHNIYIEILINNAGAGYNGYFLDIPLENHKEIINLNVTAFTEILYLSLDNMMKNGGGKVLNVASSGAYQPGPTIGVYYATKAYVLSLSTALREEYKDTNISISTLCPGATKTAFSRRAGKGDLVNAVSPEFVAKKAIKGLLRGQAIIKPGRLNRVLINITKVMPATLNAKIVKKIQTKAAKKI; translated from the coding sequence ATGAAAAAAGGATATGTACTTATTACTGGAGCTACTAGTGGTATCGGAGCTGCTATAAGCGAAATTTTTATACAAAAAGGATACTCAGTATTGATTACAGGAAGAAATGCAGAGAAATTAGAAGAGTTTAAAAAAAGATTTTCAAGTAATGTTGTTGAGACTATTGCTGTGGATTTAAATAAAAATGAAAATATAAATCTTTTAAGAGAATATATAAAAGAGCATAATATATATATAGAAATTTTAATTAATAATGCTGGAGCTGGATATAATGGCTATTTCTTAGATATTCCTTTAGAAAATCATAAAGAAATAATTAATTTAAATGTAACGGCTTTTACAGAGATATTATATTTATCATTGGATAATATGATGAAAAATGGAGGGGGAAAAGTATTAAATGTAGCCTCTTCAGGAGCTTATCAACCAGGACCAACAATTGGTGTTTATTATGCTACTAAAGCTTATGTATTATCGCTATCTACAGCGCTGCGCGAAGAATACAAAGATACAAATATAAGTATTTCAACATTATGTCCTGGCGCTACTAAAACAGCTTTTTCAAGGAGAGCAGGTAAAGGAGATTTAGTAAATGCTGTATCACCAGAGTTTGTTGCTAAAAAAGCTATTAAGGGATTACTTAGGGGACAAGCAATTATTAAACCTGGAAGGTTAAATAGAGTATTAATAAATATTACTAAAGTTATGCCGGCAACGTTAAATGCCAAGATTGTAAAAAAGATACAGACAAAAGCTGCTAAGAAAATTTAA
- a CDS encoding APC family permease — MDEKRTLRWYNLGMIAFVMVWGFGNIVNNFAQQGLQVIVSWILILALYFVPYALMVGEMGSTFDSTSGGVSSWVKETSGTKIAYLAGWTYWVVHIPYLAQKPQAVVVALGWVFFQDGSKVSNMNPMMLQLITLIIFLIFMWVASRGITSLKTIGTLAGTAVFVMSILYVILVLTAPIIRNIEPATTNISLKNFVPSFDFKYLTTLSMLVFAVGGAEKISPYVNNTKNPEREFPIGMIMLATLVGISAILGSIAMALMFDANNIPGDLMLNGQYNAFKKLGEYYGLGNLFLIIYACANTIAQISALVFSIDAPLKVLLSDADEEYIPKSMMGVNKYGAPIKGYLLTLVLVSILIIVPALGIKDINGLFNWLLNLNSIVMPMRYLWVFFAFIALKKVGVKKDKEGYKFVKNDSLGYFIGMWCFIFTAFACIMGMFPKVELFSSQWVFQLILNVITPFVLIGLGLILPIVARREKGKNK, encoded by the coding sequence ATGGATGAGAAAAGAACATTAAGATGGTATAACTTGGGCATGATAGCTTTTGTTATGGTATGGGGATTTGGAAATATAGTAAATAACTTTGCACAACAAGGATTGCAAGTAATTGTATCATGGATTTTGATTTTAGCACTGTATTTTGTTCCATATGCGTTGATGGTTGGTGAAATGGGATCAACTTTTGATTCAACTAGTGGTGGAGTAAGCAGTTGGGTTAAAGAAACGTCTGGAACTAAAATTGCATACTTAGCTGGATGGACTTATTGGGTTGTACATATTCCATATCTAGCTCAAAAACCGCAAGCAGTAGTAGTAGCGCTAGGATGGGTTTTCTTTCAAGATGGTTCTAAAGTAAGTAATATGAATCCAATGATGTTGCAGTTAATTACTCTTATAATATTTTTAATATTTATGTGGGTTGCATCAAGAGGAATAACATCCCTTAAGACAATTGGAACATTGGCAGGAACAGCCGTTTTTGTAATGTCAATTTTATACGTAATTCTTGTTTTAACAGCACCAATTATAAGAAATATAGAACCAGCTACCACTAATATATCCTTAAAAAATTTTGTACCATCCTTCGATTTTAAGTATCTAACAACATTATCTATGTTAGTATTTGCTGTAGGAGGAGCAGAGAAGATATCTCCATATGTTAATAATACAAAGAATCCAGAAAGAGAATTTCCTATTGGTATGATTATGCTAGCAACATTGGTAGGAATATCAGCTATATTAGGCTCTATAGCCATGGCACTTATGTTTGATGCTAATAATATTCCAGGAGATTTAATGTTAAATGGTCAGTATAATGCTTTTAAAAAATTAGGTGAATATTATGGACTTGGAAATCTATTTTTAATTATATATGCTTGTGCAAATACTATAGCACAAATTTCAGCATTAGTTTTTTCAATAGATGCACCACTTAAAGTATTACTTTCCGATGCAGATGAAGAATATATACCTAAATCAATGATGGGAGTAAATAAATATGGTGCGCCAATAAAAGGCTATTTATTAACTTTAGTTTTAGTTAGTATATTAATAATTGTACCAGCTCTAGGTATAAAAGATATAAATGGATTATTTAACTGGTTATTGAACTTAAATTCAATAGTAATGCCAATGCGATATTTATGGGTATTTTTTGCTTTTATAGCATTAAAAAAGGTTGGAGTGAAGAAAGATAAGGAAGGATATAAATTTGTTAAAAACGATTCATTAGGATATTTTATAGGAATGTGGTGTTTTATTTTCACTGCATTTGCATGCATAATGGGGATGTTTCCTAAAGTAGAATTATTTTCTTCACAATGGGTTTTTCAATTAATTTTAAATGTAATAACACCTTTTGTGCTTATTGGGCTTGGTTTAATATTGCCTATAGTAGCTAGAAGAGAAAAAGGGAAGAATAAATAA
- a CDS encoding aminopeptidase, with the protein MLSLNDKLINYAKLIVNNGINLQDGQTLYINSTIECEDFTSIVVEEAYKIGAKYVHVNWISNKCKRARYIYSKKEYLEEYPKFLVDCINGADEINAAYLSITVPNPDALKGIDSERLSIESKASNLALKKHSKFILNSIASWCVVNVPSPTWASKVFPNLPIDEALNKLYDIVLSAVRADNDNAVEAWKIHTNTLLNRTTKLNNLKIKTMYYKSPTIDLSVDLPEGAIWQGGSEKNAQGIEFIANIPTEEIFTTPYRTGVNGWLKNTKPFNYRGSLIENFTLHFKDGKVVDFTCEDNYDLLKRLIETDEGSSYLGEIALVPNSSPINQSGVIFNSTLFDENASCHFAFGSCYATTIKNGENMTDEELKNAGGNVSLVHEDFMVGSEDLNITAETFEGKIVEIFKDGEFVI; encoded by the coding sequence ATGTTATCATTAAATGACAAATTGATTAATTACGCAAAACTTATTGTAAATAACGGAATAAATCTTCAAGACGGTCAAACACTATATATTAATAGTACTATAGAATGTGAAGATTTTACTAGTATTGTTGTGGAAGAAGCTTATAAAATTGGTGCAAAATATGTACACGTAAATTGGATATCTAATAAATGCAAAAGAGCTAGGTACATATATTCTAAAAAAGAATATTTAGAGGAATATCCAAAATTCTTAGTTGATTGCATAAATGGTGCTGATGAAATTAATGCTGCCTATTTATCAATAACAGTACCTAACCCTGATGCTCTAAAAGGTATTGATAGTGAAAGGCTATCTATAGAAAGTAAGGCATCAAATTTAGCTTTAAAAAAGCATAGCAAATTTATTTTAAACTCCATAGCTAGCTGGTGTGTTGTAAATGTTCCATCTCCAACTTGGGCATCTAAAGTATTCCCTAACCTTCCAATAGATGAAGCATTAAATAAATTATATGATATTGTACTTTCTGCCGTAAGAGCTGACAATGACAATGCTGTAGAGGCTTGGAAAATTCACACAAACACATTGCTTAACAGAACTACAAAATTAAATAATCTAAAAATAAAAACAATGTATTACAAATCACCTACTATAGATTTATCTGTAGATTTACCTGAAGGTGCAATTTGGCAAGGTGGTTCTGAAAAAAATGCACAAGGGATCGAATTCATTGCTAATATACCAACAGAGGAGATTTTCACAACCCCTTATAGAACTGGTGTAAATGGATGGCTAAAAAACACAAAACCATTTAACTATAGAGGTTCATTAATTGAAAACTTTACTCTTCATTTTAAAGATGGAAAAGTAGTAGATTTTACTTGTGAAGATAATTATGATTTATTAAAGAGATTAATAGAAACTGATGAAGGTTCTTCTTATCTTGGAGAAATTGCATTGGTACCAAATAGTTCTCCAATCAATCAAAGTGGCGTTATTTTTAATTCTACTCTTTTTGATGAAAATGCATCTTGTCATTTTGCTTTCGGTAGTTGTTATGCTACAACAATCAAAAATGGAGAAAATATGACTGACGAAGAACTAAAAAATGCTGGTGGTAATGTTTCTTTAGTTCATGAAGATTTTATGGTAGGTTCAGAGGATCTAAATATTACAGCAGAAACTTTTGAAGGTAAAATCGTTGAAATCTTTAAAGATGGAGAATTTGTAATATAA
- a CDS encoding DUF4405 domain-containing protein — MRDREECKKIFVNVAMTIIYLLLMTLSITGVLVHEILGVAILVLVMIHIIYHKQWLKVVGQGIFNNRIKVRAKVMWIVDIVMIISMLIIIVTGIGISKYIFSFLNIGNSNIMKSLHVSASYIFLISISIHIGFHFNWVLNMFRRIWGIKEDFKTRKIILRVLAIILVLNGIRVSFQEDIASKIVSPITGSSNEEKFIQYPEENSNGVPNNNNENSDDNTDSETEDDNEIINNEQYSISNLSNNSSYGDYSSDKSMERGRPSQGNNNFGSGNDEYGYEQQPYSGGQDYGSQYGGSDNGSQNTPGNGEFNGNTEGGMPGYSNGAMRIKESSSGGNLDSIFNTVSIMSIYVAGTYYTVKLLDKKKERNVN, encoded by the coding sequence ATGAGAGATAGAGAAGAATGTAAGAAAATTTTTGTTAATGTAGCTATGACTATAATATATTTATTACTGATGACATTAAGTATTACTGGAGTATTAGTTCACGAAATTTTAGGGGTTGCAATTTTAGTGTTAGTGATGATTCATATAATCTATCATAAACAGTGGTTAAAGGTTGTAGGGCAAGGAATATTTAATAACAGAATAAAAGTTAGAGCAAAGGTAATGTGGATTGTAGATATTGTTATGATTATTTCAATGCTAATAATTATTGTTACAGGAATAGGTATTTCTAAATATATTTTTAGTTTTTTAAATATAGGTAATAGTAATATCATGAAGAGTTTGCATGTATCTGCATCTTATATATTTTTAATATCAATTTCTATTCATATAGGTTTCCATTTTAACTGGGTATTAAATATGTTTAGGAGAATATGGGGAATAAAAGAAGATTTTAAAACTAGAAAAATAATATTAAGAGTTTTAGCAATCATATTAGTACTTAATGGTATAAGAGTATCATTTCAAGAAGACATAGCGTCTAAAATAGTATCTCCGATAACTGGAAGTTCAAATGAAGAAAAGTTTATTCAGTATCCTGAAGAAAATAGTAATGGGGTACCTAATAATAATAATGAGAACAGTGATGACAATACTGATAGTGAAACAGAGGATGATAATGAAATTATAAACAATGAGCAGTATAGTATTAGCAATTTATCTAATAATTCTAGCTATGGAGATTATAGTAGTGATAAATCAATGGAAAGAGGTAGACCATCCCAAGGTAATAATAATTTTGGCAGTGGAAATGATGAATATGGTTATGAACAACAACCATATTCAGGTGGACAAGATTATGGATCTCAATATGGTGGGTCAGATAATGGTTCACAAAATACACCAGGAAATGGAGAGTTTAATGGTAATACTGAAGGTGGAATGCCTGGATATTCTAATGGAGCTATGAGGATTAAAGAAAGTTCTAGTGGAGGAAATTTAGATTCTATCTTTAATACTGTTTCAATAATGAGTATATATGTAGCAGGAACATATTATACAGTGAAGCTATTAGATAAGAAAAAAGAAAGAAATGTAAACTAA
- a CDS encoding YjfB family protein gives MDIGSLSMAMSQSSLNTAVQLSVLKLGMNSSEELMNNMQEMMEDVVVDPNVGQNLDITV, from the coding sequence ATGGATATTGGAAGTTTATCTATGGCTATGAGTCAGAGTTCTTTAAATACAGCAGTACAACTTTCAGTGCTAAAATTGGGCATGAATAGTAGTGAAGAGTTAATGAATAATATGCAGGAAATGATGGAAGATGTAGTAGTAGATCCTAATGTAGGACAAAATTTAGATATAACAGTGTAA
- a CDS encoding DUF4181 domain-containing protein produces MSKGNSSKPSKKELRKEEKRRLEEKENKVKKVIDIVLALISVVMIIFILSIMLVKTEKGKLLVCGIGGILLSIIASVYGYKEYRFSKKDEKYKQYFGGAVLSLVVSILILITANLI; encoded by the coding sequence ATGTCTAAAGGTAATAGTTCAAAGCCAAGTAAAAAAGAGTTAAGAAAAGAAGAAAAAAGAAGACTTGAAGAAAAAGAGAATAAAGTTAAAAAGGTCATAGATATAGTTTTGGCTTTAATTTCAGTTGTAATGATTATATTCATACTTAGTATAATGCTTGTAAAAACAGAAAAAGGAAAACTTTTAGTATGTGGTATTGGGGGAATACTTCTATCTATAATAGCTAGTGTATATGGATATAAAGAATATAGATTTTCAAAAAAAGATGAAAAATATAAACAATATTTTGGAGGAGCAGTACTTTCTTTAGTTGTTTCAATTTTAATATTAATTACTGCTAATCTTATATAA
- a CDS encoding IS1/IS1595 family N-terminal zinc-binding domain-containing protein, protein MHCPIILLTDKSKYYSILKKINEMMKDTEVITSRSCPHCTSTKVIKYGRVKSNKAQIFYCKECKKRFVETIGTPFYYSKKSEAVWKNYFENMWIGCTIRQCSGKMNISQNTSFSWRHKILGYYSKFLKRKALENEAEILVRTYVQNSRKEKESAIENVNKEVFSLKPGERFYFFFTKDKDENIEFIPFDKYPLVRSKLEKNLSVILNKVKKVSIYGNNVIMSYAKRKFKEVSKIVSNSKLFFYEKEMRTWMSGFWGVSFRYITNYLNWFRIYYKNDKEYTNTRQYLYRTVRELINENII, encoded by the coding sequence ATGCATTGTCCAATTATCTTATTAACAGACAAGTCGAAGTATTATTCAATATTAAAAAAAATAAATGAAATGATGAAAGATACGGAAGTAATTACTAGCAGAAGTTGTCCTCATTGTACTAGCACAAAAGTAATAAAGTATGGCAGAGTGAAAAGTAATAAAGCACAAATTTTTTATTGTAAGGAGTGCAAAAAAAGATTTGTAGAAACTATTGGGACACCATTTTATTATAGTAAGAAAAGTGAAGCAGTATGGAAGAATTATTTTGAAAATATGTGGATTGGATGTACTATAAGGCAGTGCTCTGGCAAGATGAATATTTCACAAAACACTTCATTTTCATGGAGACATAAAATTCTTGGTTATTATTCAAAATTTTTAAAAAGAAAAGCTTTAGAAAATGAAGCAGAGATATTAGTAAGGACTTATGTTCAAAATTCTAGAAAAGAGAAAGAATCAGCTATTGAAAATGTCAATAAAGAGGTTTTTTCATTAAAACCAGGAGAAAGATTTTATTTTTTCTTTACTAAAGATAAAGATGAAAATATAGAATTTATTCCTTTTGATAAGTATCCATTAGTAAGATCAAAATTAGAAAAGAACTTGTCTGTTATTCTAAATAAGGTAAAAAAGGTTTCTATTTATGGAAATAATGTTATTATGTCTTATGCTAAAAGAAAGTTTAAAGAAGTCTCAAAAATAGTTTCAAATTCTAAACTTTTTTTCTATGAAAAAGAGATGAGAACTTGGATGAGCGGATTTTGGGGAGTATCTTTTAGATATATTACTAATTATTTAAATTGGTTCAGAATATATTATAAAAATGATAAAGAATATACAAATACAAGACAGTATTTATATAGAACAGTTAGAGAACTTATTAATGAAAATATAATATAA
- a CDS encoding prohibitin family protein — MKGRNSTIIAAAITTVSVLGVILLIDGHKTVPTGHTGIKVVLGKAQEETLGEGWHWKMPFVTKIEVMDNRTQKIKVEGSSASKDLQTVSTKVVVNFRIDKEQSSKLYRNVGRTYEETILAPAISNSVKAVTARYTATDLIQQRDEVASAMTEDLTEKMATYGIVIDGFNITNFDFSDEFNKAIEATQTAQQNALKAQQELEISKAEAEKKIVEAQGDAEANRIKAESIDDKILQQEFIKKWNGELPSVMGSDGNILDISSLMGQEKK, encoded by the coding sequence GTGAAAGGAAGAAATTCAACTATTATTGCAGCTGCAATAACTACTGTTAGCGTGTTAGGAGTAATATTACTAATAGATGGGCATAAAACTGTGCCTACTGGACACACAGGTATAAAAGTAGTATTAGGAAAAGCACAAGAAGAGACGTTAGGAGAAGGGTGGCATTGGAAAATGCCTTTTGTTACAAAAATTGAAGTAATGGATAATAGAACTCAAAAAATAAAGGTAGAAGGTTCTTCAGCAAGTAAAGATTTACAAACTGTATCAACGAAAGTTGTAGTAAATTTTAGGATAGACAAGGAGCAATCTTCAAAGTTATATAGGAATGTAGGAAGAACTTATGAAGAAACAATATTAGCGCCAGCAATCTCAAATAGTGTTAAGGCAGTTACAGCAAGGTATACAGCTACAGATTTAATACAACAAAGAGATGAGGTAGCATCAGCAATGACAGAGGATCTAACAGAAAAGATGGCTACTTATGGTATCGTAATAGATGGGTTTAATATTACAAACTTTGATTTTAGTGATGAGTTTAACAAAGCTATTGAAGCAACTCAAACAGCACAACAAAATGCATTAAAAGCTCAACAAGAATTAGAAATATCTAAGGCTGAAGCAGAAAAGAAGATTGTAGAAGCACAAGGGGATGCTGAGGCTAATAGAATAAAAGCTGAATCAATTGATGATAAAATATTACAACAAGAATTTATTAAGAAATGGAATGGAGAACTTCCAAGTGTTATGGGATCTGATGGTAATATATTAGACATAAGTTCATTAATGGGGCAAGAGAAAAAGTAG
- a CDS encoding chromate transporter, which translates to MGKLFNMFWSFFKIGAFTFGGGYAMVPLIEEEIVEKQKWVSKEEFVDIIVLSQSFPGALAVNCSTMVGYKIYGIAGAIVTLLGAILPSFIIMLIVAMYLMKFRNNVYVNAAFKGINSAVPIMVLVAIVSLSKSLSKGTMTFIIMALSLVVLLFFDINPIWVIIVSALFGVLYYGRGEEK; encoded by the coding sequence ATGGGAAAATTATTTAATATGTTTTGGTCATTTTTCAAAATAGGAGCTTTTACTTTTGGTGGGGGATATGCTATGGTTCCTTTAATTGAGGAAGAGATAGTAGAAAAACAAAAATGGGTTAGTAAAGAGGAGTTTGTTGATATTATAGTTTTATCTCAAAGTTTTCCAGGAGCTTTAGCAGTAAATTGTTCAACAATGGTGGGATATAAAATATATGGAATTGCAGGGGCAATAGTAACCCTTTTAGGAGCTATTTTACCGTCATTTATAATAATGCTTATTGTAGCTATGTATCTTATGAAATTTAGAAATAATGTATATGTTAATGCTGCTTTTAAAGGAATAAATTCAGCAGTACCTATAATGGTATTAGTTGCAATAGTTTCATTATCAAAGTCATTGAGTAAAGGTACAATGACATTTATAATCATGGCATTGTCATTAGTAGTACTATTATTTTTTGATATTAATCCCATATGGGTAATTATAGTATCAGCATTATTCGGAGTGCTTTATTATGGAAGAGGGGAAGAAAAGTAA
- a CDS encoding ABC transporter ATP-binding protein produces the protein MLKKFISYYSKHKRLFTLDLLCAFALALCDLVYPMITREIINDVIPNHNLRLLIIFGVSLLTIYILKYIFNYFVQYWGHVVGVKMQAEMRRDVFTHLQKLPLGYFSDNKTGVIMSRIINDLMDISELAHHGPEDLFISIITLIGSFFILCTINVPLTIIIFLLLPLLIWFTIKKRKKMSDAFMETRVQTGEINASLENSISGIRVVKAFTNSDYELEKFEENNTLFVKARSFAYKIMAEFYSGMYFLLDLLNLIAIIAGGYFAYKGIINFGDFAAYFLYISMFLNPIKRLIGFVEQFQSGATGFKRFIELIEEECEKDNPNGIELSNVQGDIEFDNVSFKYDDENHILNNISFKIEKGSTIALVGPSGGGKTTLCNLIPRFYTATEGTITIDNIDINNIRLSSLRSNIGIVQQDVFLFTGTIKENISYGSPNASLDDIIEAAKEANIHDFILGLENGYDTYIGERGVKLSGGQKQRLSIARVFLKNPPILILDEATSALDNNTELIIQKSLEKLSKGRTTIIVAHRLSTIKNADKILVLTDEGIAESGTHQELLSQNGIYADLYNSQFATL, from the coding sequence ATGCTTAAAAAATTTATTAGTTATTATTCAAAACACAAAAGATTATTTACACTAGACTTGTTATGCGCCTTTGCTTTAGCACTCTGTGATCTTGTATATCCTATGATTACAAGAGAAATTATTAATGATGTAATACCAAATCACAATCTACGATTATTAATTATTTTTGGCGTTTCTTTATTAACTATATATATTTTGAAATATATATTTAATTATTTTGTTCAATATTGGGGACATGTTGTTGGTGTTAAAATGCAAGCAGAAATGCGTAGAGATGTATTTACTCATCTACAAAAACTTCCTCTTGGATATTTTTCTGACAATAAGACCGGTGTTATAATGTCAAGGATTATCAATGATTTAATGGATATCTCCGAATTAGCACATCATGGACCAGAAGATTTATTTATATCTATAATAACTCTTATTGGATCATTTTTTATTTTATGTACTATCAATGTTCCACTTACAATAATAATATTTCTTCTATTACCACTATTAATTTGGTTCACCATAAAAAAGAGAAAAAAGATGTCTGATGCTTTTATGGAAACTAGAGTTCAAACCGGAGAAATAAACGCATCATTAGAAAATAGTATCTCAGGAATTCGTGTCGTAAAAGCCTTCACCAATAGTGATTATGAATTAGAAAAATTTGAAGAAAATAACACCCTTTTTGTAAAAGCTCGTAGCTTTGCATATAAAATAATGGCCGAATTTTATTCAGGAATGTACTTTCTACTAGATTTATTAAATCTTATTGCAATAATCGCCGGTGGTTATTTCGCATATAAAGGTATAATTAACTTTGGTGACTTCGCAGCTTACTTCCTTTATATATCAATGTTCCTTAATCCAATCAAAAGACTTATCGGATTCGTTGAACAATTTCAATCTGGTGCCACTGGATTTAAGAGATTTATAGAACTTATTGAAGAAGAATGTGAAAAAGATAATCCAAATGGAATAGAGCTTTCTAATGTCCAAGGAGATATCGAATTTGATAATGTATCTTTTAAATATGATGATGAAAATCATATTTTAAATAATATTTCTTTCAAAATTGAAAAAGGCTCTACTATTGCCTTAGTTGGCCCTTCTGGTGGTGGTAAAACTACCCTTTGTAATCTAATCCCAAGATTCTATACTGCTACAGAAGGTACTATCACCATAGATAATATTGACATAAACAATATCAGACTATCCTCATTAAGAAGTAATATAGGTATAGTACAACAAGATGTATTTTTATTTACTGGAACAATCAAAGAAAATATCTCTTACGGTAGTCCTAATGCATCTCTAGATGACATTATCGAAGCTGCAAAAGAAGCTAATATCCATGACTTTATTTTAGGTCTTGAAAATGGATATGATACTTACATCGGTGAAAGAGGTGTAAAACTTTCTGGAGGACAAAAGCAAAGACTTTCAATTGCAAGAGTATTCTTGAAGAATCCGCCAATTCTTATTTTAGACGAAGCTACCTCTGCATTAGATAACAATACTGAACTTATTATTCAAAAATCTCTTGAAAAATTATCTAAAGGTAGAACAACTATAATAGTAGCTCATAGACTTTCAACTATTAAAAATGCTGATAAAATTTTAGTATTAACTGATGAAGGTATAGCCGAATCAGGAACCCATCAAGAATTATTATCTCAAAATGGCATTTATGCCGATTTATATAATTCACAATTTGCAACACTTTAA